DNA sequence from the Paenibacillus physcomitrellae genome:
CCTGGGCGGTGCTGACTTAACTCCTTTTGCTGCTGAACATTTTCCCTTTATGAACCCGAGTTTTGCGGACATGACCACGCCGGCTCTAATTGTGGCGGGTGACCAGGATCAATCGTTATTGTCCACACGGGGACCGGACTGGTTTACGGATCCGTATGTCATGAGCCCCGGCAGCAAAAGTCTGCTTACGCTGTTTGGAGCGGAACATTCGCTTGGCGGCATTGCCGGATATAACGTTACGGAAACGACTGATGAGAACCCCGAGCGGGTCGCGTTGATTCAGCAAATGACGTTGGCTTACCTGCGAGGCGCCCTTGGTTTGGACGACTGGAGCTGGCCGGCGGCTTGCTCGGCGCTGAAGGAGAAGACTCCTCATTTGGGGCGGGTAGAGTCCAAAACAGAACGCTAAAGACTTCGCCGTATTAAAAAGGCCGCAAATTGAAAAAGAGAAGATGCCTAATTCCTTTTGAGTAAACCTTATAAAAAAACTGCGGCTGTCCAAGACCAGGGAAGTGGTCAAGGACAGCCGCAGTTTGCGCTTGTGCGTATATTTTTCAATTCAATAAAGGATTAATGAAAGGTTTTATTAGTTAACGATTATCCACTTTCTCCGGATACATATCGTGGTTGAAGAGACGCTGCTCCGCCATCTGCTCGTATTTGGTGCCCGGCTTGCCGTAGTTGCAGTAAGGGTCAATGGAGATGCCGCCTCTTGGCGTAAATTTGCCCCATACCTCAATGTAGCGGGGATCCATCAGCTTGATCAGATCGTTCATAATGATGTTGACGCAGTCCTCGTGGAAATCGCCATGGTTGCGGAAGCTGAACAGATAAAGCTTCAGCGATTTGCTTTCCACCATTTTGATGTCCGGAATATAGCTGATATAGATGGTAGCAAAATCCGGCTGTCCGGTGATCGGACAAAGGCTCGTGAATTCCGGGCAGTTGAATTTAACGAAATAGTCCCGGTAAGGATGTTTGTTGTCAAAGCTTTCAAGCACATCAGGCGCGTAGTTGAAAGGATATTTAGTGCCCTGATTGCCGAGCAGGGTCAGGTCCTGCATTTCGTCTTGCTGTCTTCCGCTCATAGGATTACCTGCTTTCCTTTTTGTCTTTATATATTAGAAAAAAATAGCTGTATGCTTTAGGCGCACGTTCCTCATAAACGTCAAGGACGCTCCCTTGCGCAGCTTATACACCGCGTTTGTTGCCCCAAATGAGGGCGTGGAGCTGCGGAAGCACCCGGACCCGGTTGAGCTCGGGTTTGGCCATGATCTTATCCACTAACTCTTCATAACGCTGAAGTAGGAACAAAGCATGCTCCTGAACATCCATCCGGACGGTATCCGGATTGCCGACCTGCACATAAAACTGGGCCTGCGGGTACCGCTGATGAACAAGCGTCGCGTATTCCAAATCACGGTCATCGAATACGACAACCTTCAGGCTGTAATCATAAGGACGGGGACGTCTAGCCAGCTTGGCCACGATTTCGTCCAGCATGTCAAAGTTGGTCTCCATGCCGGAGCTTGGCGGTTTGGGGGACAACGTCACCTCGTCAATGTCGTCTAGCCAATCCTGCCAGCGGGAGCCTTGGGTTTCAACGGCCATGGAGATGCCTTTCTCCTGCAGCAGAGCGACCAGGGTGCCGAGCTGCGGCAGCAGGGCGGGGTTGCCGCCCGACAGGGTGACATGGTTGAAGCGGTCGCCGCCCAGCTCGGTCAGGCGCTGCCAGATGTCTTCCGCGCTGAGGCGCTGAATCTGGTCTTTGGCGCTGCCATCCCAGGTGAAGGCCGAATCGCACCAGCTGCAGCGGTAATCGCAGCCTGCCGTGCGGACGAACATCGTTTTTTGCCCGATAACCATGCCCTCGCCTTGGACGGTCGGCCCGAAAATCTCCAGCACGGGAATGGTGGCGGCGGCAGATGCCGGAATTTGCGGCGTTAAGCCGTCAACCACTTGCGTTTCCTGCTTATTCAGCGTGCTCATGCCTGCATCCACTCCCGTCTGATTTCCGCATAACTTGTAGGCGTCTCGAACAAGCGGACAAATTCCGTCCGCGCTTCGATCATGCGGCCTTCGTTATTGGCTTTCTCCAAAGCCTGCTCCATCTGCTCATACAGCCAGACGACCATGTTTTCGGCCGTTGTATTCATTGGAGGCAGGGTTTCGTTCAAGTAGCGGTGATCCAGGTACCCTTCGATTTCATTTTTCCAAATGTCCTTGATGACGCCAAAATCAACGGTAATGCCGGTTTCGTCCGGCAGCCCGCTGATGCCGAACACGACGATATACGTATGTCCGTGCAGGTTTTTGCATTTGCCCTCGTAGGCATGGAGGTGATGGGCGGCATCAAAGGTAAACTCCTTGCTCACCAGCACTCTCCGGTTATGGTAACGCAGCTGGTCTTTGGTAATATCACGGCCAAACTGCTGTAAG
Encoded proteins:
- the queE gene encoding 7-carboxy-7-deazaguanine synthase QueE — protein: MSTLNKQETQVVDGLTPQIPASAAATIPVLEIFGPTVQGEGMVIGQKTMFVRTAGCDYRCSWCDSAFTWDGSAKDQIQRLSAEDIWQRLTELGGDRFNHVTLSGGNPALLPQLGTLVALLQEKGISMAVETQGSRWQDWLDDIDEVTLSPKPPSSGMETNFDMLDEIVAKLARRPRPYDYSLKVVVFDDRDLEYATLVHQRYPQAQFYVQVGNPDTVRMDVQEHALFLLQRYEELVDKIMAKPELNRVRVLPQLHALIWGNKRGV
- the queD gene encoding 6-carboxytetrahydropterin synthase QueD; this encodes MSQMNQSRRSAGEFRIVESLQQFGRDITKDQLRYHNRRVLVSKEFTFDAAHHLHAYEGKCKNLHGHTYIVVFGISGLPDETGITVDFGVIKDIWKNEIEGYLDHRYLNETLPPMNTTAENMVVWLYEQMEQALEKANNEGRMIEARTEFVRLFETPTSYAEIRREWMQA
- the queF gene encoding preQ(1) synthase, yielding MSGRQQDEMQDLTLLGNQGTKYPFNYAPDVLESFDNKHPYRDYFVKFNCPEFTSLCPITGQPDFATIYISYIPDIKMVESKSLKLYLFSFRNHGDFHEDCVNIIMNDLIKLMDPRYIEVWGKFTPRGGISIDPYCNYGKPGTKYEQMAEQRLFNHDMYPEKVDNR